A single Fusarium oxysporum Fo47 chromosome IV, complete sequence DNA region contains:
- a CDS encoding Cupredoxin → MHASPIKLLALSASTVSAAVHVVKVGENGLNFTPAQTSAKVGDTVEFHFYEGFHSVAQSSFAKPCEPINSTAFFSGDQNVKTKVSDKVFTIEVKSEDPIWYYCAVQGHCQGGMVGAVNAPTSGAKSFDNYAKAAAGSEDSSAPKSTGGGKLGAAETGSASGSASGTATATATESGTAASASATESGNAGIEARGQIQWGLMSGAIAALFGGLMM, encoded by the exons atgCACGCCTCTCCCATCAAGCTTTTGGCCCTTTCCGCCAGCACCGTCTCTGCTGCCGTCCACGTCGTCAAGGTCGGAGAGAACGGTCTCAACTTCACTCCTGCTCAGACCTCAGCCAAGGTTGGCGATACTGTCGAGTTCCACTTCTATGAAGGCTTCCACTCCGTCGCCCAGAGCAGCTTCGCCAAGCCCTGTGAGCCCATCAACAGCACTGCCTTCTTCAGCGGCGACCAGAAtgtcaagaccaaggtcaGCGATAAGGTCTTCACCATCGAGGTGAAGTCCGAGGATCCCATCTGGTACTACTGCGCTGTCCAGGGTCACTGCCAAGGTGGTATGGTGGGAGCTGTGAATGCTCC TACCAGCGGTGCTAAGAGCTTCGACAACTAcgccaaggctgctgccgGTTCTGAAGATAGCTCTGCTCCCAAGTCTACCGGTGGCGGCAAGCTTGGCGCCGCTGAGACAGGAAGCGCCTCAGGTTCTGCCTCAGGTACCGCTACCGCCACTGCTACAGAGAGCGGAACTGCTGCCAGCGCTTCAGCAACAGAAAGCGGTAACGCTGGTATCGAGGCTCGAGGACAGATCCAATGGGGCCTTATGAGTGGTGCTATTGCTGCCCTCTTTGGCGGTTTGATGATGTAG
- a CDS encoding S-adenosyl-L-methionine-dependent methyltransferase, protein MGKKSFRGKNRRGGGGGRGGGNQDRGGWRDYPAIPKENEKLQRFYDTLLQLPEEEKNAYWEALRRELPNSFRFCGSKGHALLVKSLLQTRYIPEIVKIEHQDGRPVEPPQPVPWYPDELAWWMTTPKNVVRKFPPFAAFQKFLVSETSVGNISRQEVVSMIPPMLMDLRPGMTVLDMCAAPGSKAAQLLEMIHQGEEARVRKVLRSYAQEDGLDLGAETTDEIEADLEADPSDAGRATGMLVANDSDYKRGHMLVHQLKRLSSPNLLVTNHDATQFPSIRLPAKDGKKPTYLKFDRILADVPCSGDGTLRKNANIWKDWQPGSALGLHLTQIRILVRALQLLKVGGRVVFSTCSMNPVENESVVVSAIERCGGPANVEIVDCSNELPNLKRYPGMKDWKIMDKSARIWSSWKEVEDFAKESADGVIPGRVVETMFPRLEGAECADLPLERCMRVYPHMQDTGGFFITVLEKKSEFKAKNENESKETKQPAKTEESAEVTPAEKVAEEAPAKEETEAKTESEATPAKAEDKQEDVAMADASTNGSKRPLETEDAQDQPAKKVKTESTEPSAAATPVAQVAQEGSKPRRNGPVEEAFKYLDVSHPTVQNIKEFYHISKRFPDDRYMVRNEMGEPAKAIYYTSALLRDILIENEGRGIKFIHGGVRMYMKQDAPSADVCRWRIQAEGMPILQGYVGEPRVVHLHNKETFRKLLIEMFPRINDGKYERFDEIGERVRDIGMGCAVLRVEPDGTDPDFRERMALPLWKSIHSLNLMLPKEDRSAMLLRIFNDTSPLINIAAQKNQKAVQDAKEAEAVDDTKEEVDVADLPSPEEPATELVEAEEEKMETA, encoded by the exons ATGGGCAAAAAGAGCTTCAGG GGAAAGAACAGAAGAGGAGGCGGTGGCGGCCGAGGTGGTGGTAACCAGGATAGAGGTGGCTGGAGAGATTATCCTGCCATTCCCAAGGAGAACGAGAAGCTCCAGCGCTTCTATGATACCCTCCTTCAGCTgcctgaagaggagaagaatgccTACTGGGAGGCTCTCAGACGTGAGCTTCCTAACAGCTTCAGGTTCTGCGGCTCTAAAGG TCACGCCCTTCTTGTCAAGAGCCTTCTCCAGACCAGATATATCCCCGAGATCGTCAAGATCGAGCATCAAGATGGCCGACCTGTTGAACCTCCCCAGCCTGTGCCCTGGTACCCCGACGAGCTTGCTTGGTGGATGACTACCCCCAAGAACGTCGTTCGCAAGTTCCCTCCCTTCGCCGCATTCCAGAAATTCCTGGTCTCCGAGACGAGCGTTGGAAACATCAGCCGACAGGAAGTCGTCAGCATGATCCCCCCTATGCTGATGGATCTCCGCCCTGGCATGACCGTCCTTGACATGTGTGCTGCTCCTGGAAGCAAGGCGGCGCAACTGCTCGAGATGATTCACCAGGGCGAGGAGGCTCGTGTGCGCAAGGTTCTCCGATCTTATGCTCAGGAAGATGGCCTGGATCTTGGTGCCGAGACTACAGACGAGATTGAGGCCGACCTCGAAGCCGACCCCAGCGACGCTGGACGGGCTACTGGAATGCTTGTCGCCAACGACTCCGATTACAAGCGCGGACACATGCTTGTCCATCAGCTCAAGCGACTTTCTTCCCCTAACCTTCTCGTCACGAATCACGATGCTACCCAATTCCCTTCGATCAGGCTCCCTGCtaaggatggcaagaagccAACCTACCTCAAGTTCGATCGCATTCTGGCTGATGTTCCCTGCTCCGGTGACGGGACTCTGCGAAAGAATGCCAACATCTGGAAGGATTGGCAACCCGGAAGCGCTCTTGGCCTGCACCTCACTCAGATTCGAATTCTGGTCCGCGCtctccagcttctcaaggttgGTGGCCGTGTCGTGTTCTCTACCTGCAGTATGAACCCTGTTGAGAACGAGTCTGTGGTCGTCTCGGCCATTGAGCGATGTGGTGGACCCGCGAATGTTGAGATTGTCGACTGCAGCAATGAGCTGCCCAACCTGAAGCGATACCCCGGAATGAAGGACTGGAAGATCATGGATAAGAGTGCCCGTATCTGGAGCTCCTGGAAGGAGGTCGAGGACTTTGCCAAGGAGAGCGCCGATGGTGTTATCCCTGGACGAGTCGTTGAGACCATGTTCCCCAGACTTGAGGGTGCCGAGTGCGCTGACCTGCCTCTTGAGCGCTGCATGAGAGTTTATCCTCACATGCAAGACACTGGTGGTTTCTTCATCACtgtcttggagaagaagtcCGAGTTCAAGGCTAAGAACGAGAACGAGTCGAAGGAGACCAAGCAGCCCGCCAAGACCGAAGAATCCGCTGAGGTCACTCCTGCTGAGAAGGTTGCTGAAGAGGCACCTGCCAAGGAGGAGACCGAGGCGAAGACTGAATCTGAAGCTACACctgccaaggctgaagaCAAGCAGGAAGATGTTGCTATGGCTGATGCGTCTACTAACGGTAGCAAGCGACCTCTCGAGACCGAGGATGCTCAAGATCAGCCCGCTAAAAAGGTCAAGACTGAGTCTACTGAGCCCTCAGCTGCCGCTACTCCTGTTGCCCAAGTGGCCCAGGAGGGCAGCAAGCCTCGCCGAAACGGCCCTGTCGAGGAGGCCTTCAAGTACCTGGACGTTTCACACCCCACCGTCCAGAACATTAAGGAGTTCTATCATATCTCCAAGCGCTTCCCCGACGATCGGTACATGGTCCGAAACGAGATGGGTGAGCCTGCTAAGGCTATCTATTACACTAGCGCACTCCTCCGCGATATCCTCATCGAGAACGAGGGCCGTGGCATCAAGTTTATCCATGGTGGTGTCCGCATGTACATGAAGCAGGACGCTCCCTCAGCTGATGTCTGCAGATGGCGTATCCAGGCTGAGGGTATGCCCATCCTCCAGGGTTACGTCGGTGAGCCTCGTGTTGTGCACCTCCATAACAAGGAGACCTTccgcaagcttctcatcgaGATGTTTCCTCGCATCAACGATGGCAAGTACGAGCGCTTCGACGAGATCGGCGAGCGTGTCCGAGATATCGGCATGGGTTGCGCTGTTCTCCGCGTTGAGCCTGACGGCACGGACCCCGACTTTAGAGAGCGCATGGCTCTCCCCCTCTGGAAGAGCATCCACTCCCTTAACCTTATGCTTCCCAAGGAGGATCGATCTGCTATGCTACTACGCATCTTTAACGATACATCTCCTCTCATCAACATTGCTGCGCAGAAGAACCAGAAGGCCGTTCAAGACGCCAAGGAGGccgaggctgttgatgataccAAGGAGGAAGTGGATGTTGCGGATCTTCCCTCGCCTGAGGAGCCAGCAACGGAGCTAGtagaggctgaggaggagaagatggaaaCGGCTTAA
- a CDS encoding P-loop containing nucleoside triphosphate hydrolase protein, producing MAPRCPAMSSTLLPFLYPSIFLSRHTLASTAALRRRFNSTINDLPESRLNPAPDDYASPSFSDKAFLTLYAGRGGNGCISFLREAYLAEGPPNGGDGGHGGNVYIQAAHGETSLHKLARKRFVRAGRGKHGQGSAKSGTRGEDIIITVPVGTVVREIEREDPVLDEEMDMRLWRAQQKQKRKEERMAALERKQRQEENEEGYEEEEEEEQVEEEEEGDQDPERRKWLLYPGLSKTDIKQTVFPRLPKRTRLLKQPPPTIHLDLSRPTPKPILLATGGIGGLGNPHFTSRAHPRPMFATKGEEAVTMKIELELKLLADVGLVGLPNAGKSTLLRAITNSRTRVGNWAFTTLQPNIGTVVLDKYSGRPVIKSYRRYPAQLGLPEAVDTEPRTRFTIADIPGLIEGAHLDRGLGIAFLRHVERAGVLAFVIDLSAGNAVKALESLWREVGLYAQMRDEEEADRAIESRIDWDVTSDMDGPMNLPPGIANDEEDFSSKPGLQIAGKPWFVVATKADLPETQENFKELKQYLDSVTKGEKSHPSGVADAWTKDCAVIPVSAINGQGVDRIVHWTVGLLDE from the coding sequence ATGGCTCCACGGTGCCCGGCTATGTCGTCGACACTCCTACCATTCCTATACCCTTCGATATTCCTGTCAAGACACACTCTCGCCAGCACAGCAGCTCTCCGACGTCGCTTCAACTCCACCATAAACGACCTTCCAGAGTCACGACTAAACCCTGCCCCGGACGACTATGCGTCTCCCAGTTTCTCAGACAAAGCTTTTTTGACTCTTTATGCTGGTAGAGGTGGAAACGGCTGTATTTCTTTTTTGCGAGAAGCATACCTTGCTGAGGGCCCTCCCAATGGCGGCGATGGTGGTCACGGCGGCAATGTCTACATTCAGGCGGCGCATGGCGAAACCTCGTTGCACAAGTTGGCGCGCAAGCGATTTGTTCGAGCCGGCCGAGGCAAGCATGGACAGGGAAGCGCAAAGAGTGGAACACGAGGAGAGGATATCATCATAACTGTGCCTGTGGGAACAGTAGTCCGTGAAATAGAGCGTGAGGATCCGGTGCTAGACGAAGAGATGGATATGCGCTTGTGGCGCGCTCAGCAGaaacaaaagagaaaggagGAACGTATGGCTGCTCTGGAGCGAaagcagaggcaagaagagaacGAAGAGGGttacgaagaagaagaggaggaggaacaagttgaagaggaggaggagggcgatCAGGATCCTGAGCGTCGCAAGTGGCTTTTATATCCCGGACTGTCTAAGACTGACATCAAACAAACCGTCTTTCCTCGATTGCCTAAACGAACTCGGCTTCTTAAACAACCGCCTCCCACCATCCATCTCGACTTATCTCGCCCTACCCCAAAGCCAATCCTTCTTGCAACTGGAGGTATTGGTGGTTTGGGCAACCCCCACTTCACATCTAGGGCGCATCCTCGGCCCATGTTTGCTACCAAAGGTGAAGAGGCTGTTACCATGAAGATTGAGCTTGAGCTCAAGCTCCTTGCTGACGTCGGCCTCGTCGGCCTTCCTAATGCTGGAAAAAGTACCCTCCTTCGTGCCATCACAAACAGCCGTACTAGAGTGGGCAATTGGGCCTTTACAACGCTGCAGCCCAATATCGGCACGGTTGTTCTTGATAAGTATTCTGGTCGGCCAGTAATCAAGAGTTATCGCCGCTATCCTGCTCAACTGGGTCTGCCCGAAGCAGTCGACACTGAACCACGCACTCGATTCACGATTGCTGACATTCCTGGTTTGATTGAAGGTGCACATCTTGACCGTGGCCTAGGCATTGCTTTCCTACGCCATGTCGAACGCGCTGGTGTACTCGCTTTCGTCATTGATCTGTCTGCTGGTAATGCAGTCAAGGCTTTGGAGTCACTATGGCGCGAGGTTGGATTATACGCACAAATgcgtgatgaagaagaggctgatCGCGCAATCGAGTCACGCATTGACTGGGATGTCACGTCGGATATGGACGGTCCTATGAATCTGCCCCCAGGTATCGCgaacgatgaagaagatttCAGTTCAAAGCCAGGACTACAGATTGCTGGAAAGCCATGGTTTGTCGTTGCAACCAAGGCTGACTTGCCAGAGACACAAGAAAACTTCAAGGAATTAAAACAATACCTTGATAGTGTCACAAAAGGCGAAAAGTCGCATCCAAGCGGAGTAGCGGATGCTTGGACAAAAGACTGTGCTGTTATCCCAGTGAGCGCAATCAATGGCCAGGGTGTAGATAGAATTGTACACTGGACTGTGGGATTACTAGACGAGTAG